Within Porites lutea chromosome 2, jaPorLute2.1, whole genome shotgun sequence, the genomic segment ggttatcttctgattgatctgaaaactactacccaagataattgtcggttgcgaacaaacgtcctgcccagtgaagaaggctttaaccaagcagggtttcaagaaaatattcctcaagagcttctaaaatatctgaagcagcaaactctttcgcctgtcccgcttcttccagctatacaagaaatacaaggcaacatggatgacgtgctttctcgaaacgatcttcgggacgatgaaaaagctaaacgataccttcagttgcaaaacagatacctggcttttaaagaacaattaaatacaagaacacgaccggaagaaataatcagcactgttccagacttatcatcaaggacacaagattcttcgacagcaacgacagcattctcgactcccctcaacccctttaatgtaacacctgaattaacacaagcggctaTCGCTCAAAAATCTGACAAAGAAAGCCTCACCCCtccaccacccttaaatcctgctttcctgacccctcctcccacagtagaaaccccatcacaacaaggcccgaagcgcaagaggcgtcggattcaatttctaaattatttggatgatcataaatctcatggcaaacagctgaagaaacgtcggcataagaaattcaaaccGTACAAGTATTCCATGGgcgaagatgaagattaattaatttccattccttccaaatcgctgtgtatttgactctttttgtcactggttttcaataaagttttttaaaacggtatctctcttgtctggttttattgctagcaattatgagtcgcgtgttttaattgatccttgttaagttatttgttttataataatacgtcaaggttgctcccttgaggtttttcctgtagagctaatttgtattcaactttgggcttgtgaactcgcataattacctaACTAACGacgcgtgaaaatgacaagacttcaatagtttttcatttcctcgagataaaACGGAGacaacagttctgtaatagtcagacaaacttgaaagaaAGCATTTTCAGCTCCCCTTTGTGTATgtcttgtttatatatatccgagttttagcgctaaataagatataggaagctgtttctcgcgttgctaggtgatcgctcttattttccttttaattaagttacttaccgggcaagtctaggcaagcctattgttcctattgtagtagagaaacgctcattagtaaacctatccacttcattatatatggaggaaggcacttaattagtatggaggaaggcactttttccccaggttataacaatgggtgacgtcattgactagaccatatgcatattaataaagggaaggcATACGGAAGGCAAGGGAAGGCACCAACGACGTTAATTTTCAACATAGTATACTACTTTTGTCTGTGCTGTTAGTTTCCTTGATAAGTTTTGTTAATGAAAGTGGACGATTCGTGTCCCGGGTCTCGGCACCAGTTTCTGAAGGTCCCTGCTTCAATCCCGGGTCTCGGCACCAGTTTCGGAGATATAAATCAGACTGATCTGTGTATGATCTTGTGTTTATTCCATTCAGCCAAGGCTTAGAATATCTGATTAGTGGCGTACATAATGATGACTAATTACACCTACATAATTTACTGTTAATGTACTGATTTCATTACAGAAACACCCATTCTCGCCCTTGGAATATGCCAatttcactaaattatttttaCACCAATTAAACGcttcaaatttatcggaagttGGTTTCTGGAGAGGTCcacaaacttttattcagtgttgtcGGATAGGGAGGTTATTATGCTCTCTTGGTGTGTCGCAataaggccctgtccacactaatgcgttttTGTTGTCAGCGAAAACACATCAATCGATTCGAGTCCAAAGCTACcgttttgatgtgtttttgacTGTCCAAACTAAAACGTTCACTAAACGGTAGAATTGCACGTTGTGACGTAATTTGAACCCTACGCGTATGCTACAAATACACGCCCATGCGATATTTTACGACCCACGTGGTACATATGAcgtcatcgttttcattttgatgcgttttcgaccaTCCACGCGATGCGTTACTTTCAAAAGCGTTCTCAAATCATGCGTTTTGGCTGAAAACGCTCAGCGTATAAGTGTGGAAGGCAGGCCTTAACACAGCGAAATAAACACATTTTCAAACGAAAACGAATTATTTTGGACGAGGCGTTAATCGTGGTGGACTTGGTGGTGACGtttcaaaaaattgatttaaatgtGCGTTTAATCCAGCCTCTAAATATAACTTTAGTGAAAATCACATATCTCGGCCACCGGGCTAAGATTGCCTCTCTGAccgattattctctcttgttggAACATTATTCGGGAAATGCTGGTGGTTATTATGAAAATTCAGAAATTATTGAGCATGTAGCTGAAGCTAGGCCTCCTTAAAATTGGAATGTAAAATATAAACTGTAAATTGTTGCACTGATCTTACGATGGCGTGGAActtcattattatttctttaattttttaactgtGGTGTTGTGTCTTACCAGCATATTGTCCAAGACTTTCCAGCTTGTACTTGCTCTGTTCATCACCAACAGCAAATGAGTCGTATTCAGCGTAAGCTGTTTGGTTGTTGAAGTCTTCCAGATCAACCCGAAGCTTGCTGCGTCCTTTTGTCAGGCGATGAATCTTGTCTAGCCCGAGCCAAAATTCACCATTCAGATTTCCAAAGCCTCGTTTGTAGTCGTCCCAGCCGAGATAGAAATCTACCGAGCCGTCCACTCTCTTTTGGAACACAGTCCATCCCCCACCGGCTGTTTTTTGGTCACAGTACACATCAAAGGCTCCAGCATTATCAGGGTCGATAGTGTAGACACCACTGGTTCGAAAACCGGCTTCATAGACCTCATCACAATTTCTGCAAACATCTGTAAAGCACGATTGAATTAACTAAATGAATGACCGTCGTAGCGTTTCCAAGCTTTATCACTTTAACGCAATATGATAGCCGTGATCTTAGCAGCCACATATATTTACTACCAActatatttaaataaaacatcTCTTATAAACAAACGCATTGTAGTAGATCGCTAATACGGTGTGCAGTAGTACCAAGACATCAAGTCATTTTTAGAGTGTCCATCcgcccctcccccttcaacccTCCCCCCCTTTCCATCGGCTGTGTTCGGTCACAGTCACGTAAGACACCCAAGAGAGCAACAACGACATTGAAAACGACAGTAAGGAAACAAAAAGTAATAGCCCTGAAACGTCCACTACCTTTCACATTGAAAATCCCTATGAACTTTGTGCGAACTCTAATGTGCACGGGgcattgatcatgaaatgtcctaaatgaTCCTAGCACGATattactacaagatttgtcctatatgTGATCAGCAGAACCCTGAGGAGAGAATTTACatcaaagagggctttcttTGGTGTCACGATTGTGGAGCAATTACACACAAAAAGGCAAAGACGTTGGGAACCACTTTTTATCCCActtctaaagaggagaacgaagGAGTTGATTGATTTTTATATTGTTGTAATGTATTGAAGGttaaaataaagagtttttatgGTGAACAGGGGTGCAGCCAGCCCATACACCTTTATAACcaggcctacaaatttttggttttaaCACTCTACCACTTGTAACAAATTATGCGTTGTTGAGGTGAGATAAGTGTTGCTTAGGTCAGTACGTACTAGTCAcgcgtgcaattttcaggatatgtggaaatgaaagtagGCCAGGCCTACCACATAAGTCGAAAAGCGacgtagctacgcccctggcgAATTTGTGTGAGTTGCGTTTCATAAAATTGGTCTGATTGTATAAACTA encodes:
- the LOC140927774 gene encoding ficolin-1-like isoform X2; the protein is MLLKGCLMSGCLNGGSCSFDEKDGFACSCKPPWSGKKCERDVCRNCDEVYEAGFRTSGVYTIDPDNAGAFDVYCDQKTAGGGWTVFQKRVDGSVDFYLGWDDYKRGFGNLNGEFWLGLDKIHRLTKGRSKLRVDLEDFNNQTAYAEYDSFAVGDEQSKYKLESLGQYAGTAGDSLTEHHNMPFSTKDQDNDQHSNRSCAVVFEGAWWYNSCHHSNLNGRYLKGSHSSYANGVNWLDWKGYHYSAKRAEMKTKPVEA